One window of the Chloroflexota bacterium genome contains the following:
- a CDS encoding guanylate kinase, producing MSEFLFQRQRQPLLIVISGPSGVGKDTVLQRMRERGVPMHFVVTATTRAPRPGEKNGVDYFFYSNDQFAEMIEQNELLEHAIVYNDYKGIPKQQVREALESGHDVILRIDVQGAATIRKLCPDALLIFVTTESEEELVQRLTARKTETPEGLKLRIATARREMKRIADFDYCVINPEFHLDAAVDSILAIIEAEHNRVKPRVVTL from the coding sequence ATGAGTGAATTTCTCTTCCAACGTCAGCGCCAACCTCTCCTCATCGTCATCTCCGGCCCGTCGGGCGTGGGCAAAGACACGGTGCTCCAGCGCATGCGCGAGCGCGGTGTGCCCATGCACTTTGTGGTGACGGCCACCACCCGCGCTCCCCGACCCGGCGAGAAAAACGGGGTGGATTATTTCTTTTATTCCAACGATCAGTTCGCCGAGATGATCGAGCAAAACGAACTACTGGAACATGCCATCGTCTACAATGACTACAAAGGAATTCCCAAACAACAGGTGCGCGAGGCGCTGGAAAGCGGCCACGACGTGATTTTGCGGATTGACGTGCAGGGCGCGGCCACCATTCGCAAACTGTGCCCCGACGCGCTCCTCATCTTTGTCACCACCGAGTCGGAAGAAGAACTGGTGCAACGCCTGACGGCCCGCAAGACCGAGACGCCCGAAGGCCTCAAACTGCGTATTGCCACCGCCCGCCGCGAAATGAAACGCATTGCCGACTTTGACTATTGCGTCATCAACCCGGAATTCCACCTCGACGCCGCCGTTGACTCCATTCTGGCCATCATTGAGGCCGAACATAATCGCGTCAAACCCCGCGTGGTGACGCTGTGA
- a CDS encoding immune inhibitor A translates to MSRNSIIVVSIVGLLLCCCIVALCVGGFLVFQVVSVQGTLFAQIATEIAVTPLSISTPTPAPVIVTTPVPTPLPGAQDTLQTLEEELAPENNLRELTTRLLGVQDIPETVSDTPADHALGTELVFNASNADTHDNFTVTAELVYKTDNVYFFVQKGVDVDQGAVEKMVDNFQNETYPTDREFFGSEWNPGVDGDPRLYILFARGLGATTGGYYTSYDEYSRLAREESNEKEMFYINADGTFPGDPYLDSALAHEFQHMIHWYHDHNEESWINEGSSVLAEFLNGYGSTGVEFAYVNNPDLQLNTWTEGTAGENTAHYGAGFLFMAYFLDRFGEEATQALVADPANGLRSVEDVLTEQNLSDPLTGGPITMVDVFADWVIANYLGDPDVADGRYEYNNYPDSPTISAPTDSFFSCPVANTSATVRQFGADYYEINCDGQITLNFTGSQQVSVVPSEPHSGRYAFWGGRTDQSDTTLTREFDLTGLTSATLNYWALWTIEEDFDYAYVLASADNGETWEMLETPGGTDADPNLSNFGWGYTDNSGGGETPVWVEETVDLSKYAGKKITIRFEYVTDPNTNRAGFMVDDVSIPELNYSADFETDDGGWDGAGFVRIDNILPQNFVVQVIKQSGDSSETTVERLALDAANSGSLTLNLGKGEKAVLVVSGATQFTTEVASYQFEIK, encoded by the coding sequence ATGTCTCGTAATTCAATCATCGTCGTTTCCATTGTTGGCCTGTTGCTTTGCTGTTGTATCGTCGCCCTTTGTGTGGGCGGCTTTCTTGTCTTCCAGGTTGTTTCAGTGCAGGGCACGCTCTTCGCCCAGATCGCGACCGAGATTGCCGTCACGCCGCTTTCAATCAGCACGCCTACCCCGGCGCCCGTCATCGTCACCACGCCCGTGCCCACGCCTTTGCCCGGCGCGCAGGACACGTTGCAAACGCTGGAAGAAGAACTTGCGCCGGAGAACAACTTGCGCGAGTTGACGACGCGACTGCTTGGCGTTCAAGACATCCCCGAAACGGTGAGCGACACGCCTGCCGACCACGCGCTCGGAACCGAACTGGTCTTCAACGCCTCCAACGCCGACACCCACGACAATTTCACCGTCACCGCCGAGCTGGTTTACAAGACCGACAACGTTTATTTCTTTGTCCAAAAGGGCGTGGACGTGGATCAGGGCGCGGTGGAAAAGATGGTGGACAATTTTCAGAACGAGACTTATCCCACCGACCGCGAATTTTTTGGCAGTGAGTGGAATCCCGGGGTTGACGGCGACCCGCGCCTCTACATCCTTTTCGCGCGCGGCCTCGGTGCGACCACCGGCGGCTATTACACCTCTTACGACGAATACTCGCGGCTGGCCCGCGAAGAGTCCAACGAAAAGGAAATGTTCTATATCAACGCCGACGGCACCTTCCCCGGCGACCCGTATCTCGACAGCGCCCTGGCCCACGAGTTCCAGCACATGATCCACTGGTATCACGATCACAACGAAGAGTCGTGGATCAACGAAGGCTCGTCGGTGCTGGCCGAATTTCTCAACGGCTACGGCTCCACCGGCGTCGAGTTCGCCTACGTCAACAACCCCGACTTACAGTTGAACACCTGGACGGAAGGCACGGCAGGCGAGAACACCGCTCACTACGGGGCCGGGTTTCTGTTCATGGCATACTTCCTCGACCGCTTTGGCGAAGAAGCCACTCAGGCGCTGGTGGCCGACCCGGCCAACGGCCTGCGTTCGGTGGAGGATGTGCTGACCGAGCAGAACCTCAGCGATCCGCTCACCGGCGGGCCGATCACAATGGTAGACGTGTTTGCCGACTGGGTCATCGCCAACTACCTGGGCGACCCCGACGTGGCCGATGGCCGTTACGAATACAACAACTACCCGGACTCGCCCACCATCAGCGCCCCCACCGATTCGTTTTTCAGTTGCCCCGTCGCCAACACTTCGGCCACCGTGCGCCAGTTCGGCGCGGACTACTACGAGATCAATTGCGACGGCCAGATCACCCTCAACTTCACCGGCTCGCAACAGGTGAGTGTTGTGCCCTCGGAGCCGCACAGCGGGCGCTACGCTTTTTGGGGAGGCCGCACCGACCAGAGCGACACGACCCTCACCCGCGAGTTCGACCTCACCGGCCTGACCAGCGCCACGCTCAACTACTGGGCTTTGTGGACGATTGAAGAGGATTTTGATTACGCCTACGTGCTGGCTTCAGCCGACAACGGCGAGACTTGGGAGATGCTCGAAACGCCGGGCGGCACCGACGCCGACCCGAACCTGAGCAACTTTGGCTGGGGTTACACCGACAACTCGGGCGGGGGCGAGACTCCGGTTTGGGTGGAAGAGACGGTTGACCTGTCGAAATACGCCGGGAAGAAGATCACCATCCGCTTTGAGTACGTCACCGATCCCAACACCAACCGCGCCGGTTTCATGGTGGACGACGTCTCGATCCCGGAACTGAACTACAGCGCCGACTTTGAAACCGACGACGGCGGCTGGGACGGCGCGGGCTTTGTGCGCATTGACAACATTCTGCCGCAGAATTTCGTGGTGCAGGTCATCAAGCAGAGCGGGGACAGTTCTGAGACAACGGTGGAGCGCCTGGCGCTGGATGCGGCCAACAGTGGCTCGCTCACTCTCAACCTTGGCAAAGGCGAAAAGGCGGTGCTGGTGGTGTCGGGCGCGACCCAGTTCACGACCGAAGTGGCGAGCTATCAGTTTGAGATCAAATGA
- a CDS encoding rhomboid family intramembrane serine protease codes for MNGAPPPSGPNDASRPRYLPIPTVRPRFTFVFLAINIVVFLLQTVTNAEAWFFFGAKINEFIVAGEWWRLITPMFLHANLVHLAFNSYALYIFGPQVEAVFGYRRFFFIYLLSGVSGAVLSFALSPQPSVGASGAIFGLVGSLLIYLFRHRQAFGDMGRRRLLEILTLAGINLVIGLSPGIDNWGHVGGLLGGATLAWLIGPIFGVEADSTGQPVIADRNRFGLQHWLAVFAVSLALGAVTAVTAALKK; via the coding sequence GTGAACGGCGCGCCGCCGCCCTCCGGCCCAAACGACGCGTCCCGGCCCCGCTACCTGCCCATCCCCACCGTCCGGCCCCGGTTCACGTTCGTCTTCCTCGCCATCAACATCGTCGTCTTCCTGTTGCAAACGGTTACGAACGCAGAGGCCTGGTTCTTCTTCGGCGCAAAGATCAACGAGTTCATCGTGGCCGGCGAATGGTGGCGGCTGATCACGCCCATGTTCCTTCATGCGAATCTCGTTCACCTCGCGTTCAACTCGTACGCCCTCTACATCTTCGGCCCGCAGGTGGAAGCCGTCTTTGGTTACCGTCGCTTCTTTTTCATCTACCTGCTCTCCGGCGTGAGCGGGGCGGTGTTGAGCTTCGCCCTCAGCCCGCAACCCTCGGTCGGCGCTTCGGGCGCAATCTTTGGCCTGGTCGGCTCGTTGTTGATCTATTTGTTTCGTCACCGCCAGGCCTTTGGCGACATGGGCCGCCGCCGGTTGCTGGAGATTCTCACTCTGGCCGGGATCAATCTGGTCATTGGCCTCTCGCCGGGCATTGATAACTGGGGACACGTCGGCGGCCTGCTGGGCGGGGCAACGCTCGCCTGGCTCATCGGCCCCATCTTCGGCGTCGAAGCCGACTCCACCGGTCAACCCGTCATCGCCGACCGGAACCGTTTTGGCCTTCAGCATTGGTTGGCCGTGTTTGCCGTGTCGTTGGCCCTCGGCGCGGTCACTGCCGTGACCGCCGCCCTGAAAAAATAG
- a CDS encoding zinc ribbon domain-containing protein: MPVYEYRCQSCQQKVGIRLSYAEYDTAKPKCPLCGSADLKRVIGRVRIAKSEEARMESMADPSNFGDVDENDPKSVARFMRKMGSEAGEELGPEFGEVVDRLESGESPDSIEQSMPDMGGAMPGMPDLGDG, from the coding sequence ATGCCAGTCTACGAATACCGTTGTCAATCCTGCCAGCAAAAAGTTGGCATTCGCCTGTCGTACGCCGAGTACGACACGGCCAAACCCAAGTGTCCGCTGTGCGGCAGTGCGGACCTCAAGCGCGTTATCGGGCGGGTGCGCATTGCCAAATCCGAAGAGGCCCGCATGGAATCCATGGCCGACCCCTCCAACTTCGGCGACGTGGACGAGAACGATCCCAAATCGGTGGCCCGCTTTATGCGCAAGATGGGATCCGAGGCGGGTGAAGAGCTTGGTCCGGAGTTTGGCGAAGTGGTGGATCGGTTGGAGTCTGGCGAGTCGCCCGATTCCATTGAACAGTCCATGCCCGACATGGGCGGGGCGATGCCCGGCATGCCGGACTTGGGAGATGGGTGA
- the amrB gene encoding AmmeMemoRadiSam system protein B, translated as MFDVRPSPIAGQWYPGNPAQLSATVDGYLQEAVAPTVPGGPVAVVAPHAGHRYSGAVAAHAFKIIQGRDLELIIILCPSHFHDDAPLLTSGHDAYATPLGETPVDREAVDRLRAELAAALHSPESETLVAIKRDREHAIEIELPFLQRALPKGFALVPIMLRDQTRRVTHALGLALANVLKSAGRRAFIVGSSDLSHFYSQAVARQLDAEMLRQIEAFDPDGVLKAEAAGRGFACGHGAIAATLWAARELGATNARVLKHATSGDVTHDYDSVVGYGAAVIWKDVEPTTSNQQRHTDES; from the coding sequence ATGTTCGACGTTCGCCCTTCACCCATCGCCGGCCAGTGGTATCCCGGCAACCCGGCTCAACTTTCGGCAACTGTGGATGGTTATTTGCAAGAGGCCGTCGCCCCAACCGTGCCGGGCGGCCCGGTGGCAGTGGTGGCCCCGCACGCCGGTCACCGTTATTCTGGAGCGGTAGCCGCCCATGCCTTCAAAATCATCCAGGGCCGCGATCTGGAGTTGATCATCATTCTATGCCCCAGCCACTTTCACGACGATGCGCCCCTGCTCACCAGCGGCCACGACGCTTACGCTACGCCGCTCGGCGAGACGCCGGTGGATCGCGAAGCCGTTGACCGGTTGCGGGCTGAGCTGGCGGCGGCGCTTCACTCGCCGGAATCGGAAACGCTCGTCGCCATCAAACGCGACCGCGAACATGCGATTGAAATTGAACTGCCGTTTCTACAACGCGCCCTGCCCAAAGGCTTTGCGCTCGTGCCCATCATGCTTCGTGATCAAACGCGGCGCGTGACGCACGCGCTCGGCCTGGCGCTGGCCAACGTGCTCAAGTCGGCGGGCCGCCGGGCCTTCATCGTCGGCAGCTCCGATCTCTCGCACTTCTACTCGCAAGCCGTCGCTCGGCAACTCGACGCCGAGATGCTGAGGCAGATTGAGGCTTTTGACCCGGATGGTGTGCTCAAGGCCGAAGCGGCCGGGCGCGGCTTTGCCTGCGGGCACGGAGCCATCGCCGCCACGCTGTGGGCGGCGCGCGAACTTGGGGCGACGAACGCCCGCGTCCTCAAACACGCCACCTCAGGCGATGTGACTCATGACTACGACTCGGTGGTGGGCTACGGGGCCGCCGTCATTTGGAAAGACGTTGAACCTACAACGTCCAACCAGCAGCGACACACTGATGAATCCTGA
- a CDS encoding HlyC/CorC family transporter, with translation MNPETTLDILRLLGVVVLVFANGFFVAAEFALVSVRRTRVDELLQQGNLGARFVKKALEDPDRFIAATQLGITIASLGLGWVGEPALTHFIEPVLDLLPEAWVGLASHSISAAIAFAAITFLHVVVGELMPKSMALQNPEKTSLFVAQPTLLALLVFKPAIWALNGTGNFLLRLIGVSAGGHPLVHSVQELKMLVEASEESGVLQDTEREMIHAVFDFGESTAREVMVPRTEMVAVEADEPLEALIHLAIKHPLSKIPVFEGDIDHIVGIAHVKDLVRVQHDERRAAALRGLMREALFVPDTIRLDALLQQFRMKKQHLAIVLDEYGGTAGLVTLDDLISRIVGEVSDSFDKSMPEVQRLPDGTALVDGLMLIEDFNDHFNLKLKDENYDTIAGFVLGRLGRLANVGDTVDADSVRLKVEALDGRRIARLSLMQNKVEGSTD, from the coding sequence ATGAATCCTGAAACCACACTTGACATTCTCCGCCTGCTCGGTGTGGTGGTGCTGGTGTTCGCCAACGGTTTCTTTGTGGCCGCCGAGTTTGCCCTGGTGAGCGTGCGCCGCACCCGCGTGGACGAACTTCTGCAACAAGGCAACCTCGGCGCCCGCTTTGTGAAGAAGGCGCTGGAAGACCCGGATCGTTTCATCGCCGCCACCCAGCTTGGCATCACCATTGCCAGCCTGGGACTGGGCTGGGTGGGTGAACCGGCGCTTACTCACTTCATCGAGCCGGTGTTGGATTTGTTGCCCGAGGCCTGGGTGGGCCTGGCCAGCCATTCGATCTCGGCGGCCATCGCCTTTGCCGCCATCACTTTTTTGCACGTCGTCGTCGGCGAACTCATGCCCAAGTCCATGGCCCTGCAAAACCCCGAAAAGACTTCGCTGTTTGTGGCTCAGCCTACCCTGTTGGCCCTGCTTGTTTTCAAACCCGCGATCTGGGCGTTGAACGGGACCGGAAACTTTCTGCTCCGGCTCATCGGGGTGAGCGCCGGCGGCCACCCATTGGTGCATTCGGTGCAGGAGTTGAAGATGCTGGTGGAGGCTTCGGAAGAAAGCGGCGTGTTGCAGGACACCGAACGCGAGATGATTCACGCCGTGTTCGACTTTGGCGAGTCGACGGCGAGGGAGGTGATGGTTCCCCGCACCGAGATGGTGGCTGTAGAGGCCGACGAGCCGCTCGAGGCCCTGATTCATCTGGCGATCAAACATCCCCTGTCCAAAATCCCGGTGTTCGAGGGCGACATTGATCACATCGTCGGCATTGCTCACGTGAAGGATTTGGTGCGAGTCCAGCACGACGAACGGCGGGCGGCCGCCCTCCGGGGCCTGATGCGTGAAGCGCTGTTTGTGCCCGACACCATCCGCCTCGACGCCTTGCTCCAACAGTTCCGGATGAAGAAGCAACATCTGGCGATTGTGCTTGACGAGTACGGCGGCACGGCCGGGCTGGTGACGCTGGACGATCTGATCTCGCGCATCGTGGGCGAGGTGAGCGATTCGTTCGACAAGTCCATGCCCGAAGTGCAACGCCTGCCCGACGGCACGGCGCTGGTGGATGGTCTGATGCTGATCGAGGATTTCAACGACCACTTCAATTTGAAGTTGAAGGATGAGAACTACGACACCATCGCCGGGTTTGTGCTGGGGCGGCTGGGCCGCCTGGCGAACGTCGGCGACACTGTAGACGCCGACAGCGTCCGCCTCAAGGTCGAAGCCCTGGACGGGCGGCGGATCGCGCGATTGTCATTGATGCAAAATAAGGTGGAAGGGTCAACGGATTGA